The segment TAACTTTCTCATTGTTAAATTTAAGTAGCAGCCTACATTTGAGCCTTGCGCAATTATTTCACTATTGAACATTGTTGGCTGTATTAATGTCACTTGGATAAAATAATAAGTACAGGAGAAAAGAACCAGTGATAGGCAATTGTAGAGCTTGGAGCAGTTAATTTTTcagactatagatcccagaatccctaagCTAACACGGCTTTCCAAACTCCAGTTAAATTATCTGTGGCAAACATGGGTGTATGGACGTTAAGAAATCGTGAAAGAGAATTATTTCCTTAGCTGTAAGGAAAATAGGGTTCTACATCCCAAAGtggtaaaaacattttaaatgttgaaaGTCCTCTTTGAACAAGAGGGTGGGACGGGACATgaagtcagatttttaaaaaatgaacccaGAATGCTGCTCTAAAAGCACACATTGGGCCTACAAACTCACCTGGGGTTTTGAGTTCCAATTTGGAGGAAGTAGCAATGAGGGCCTCCTCATGTGCATTGTGATTCAAGGTCACATGGCAAACAGCTTCTTGCCCATGGTCATGTGGCCGAAGGGCAATGACATGAGTGACGTTAAAGCTCTGAGATCCAGGCCTTGTGATGTTCTGGAGTCTCCAGGAATGCACCTTCTCGGTCCCTTTCAGCAAAGTCACAGTGAGATTATGAACGGGTGTTATCCTTATAACACGGCATGTCAGGTTGTAGGCCTGGTGAAGACTATGACTGGGTGAAGATTTCTGGAGCAAAATGTCCATCTGCTCTGGAAGACATGAGAttacagggttttttaaaacaaaaattacaaaggTAACTGGGGGTGACTGAATGATAGCTTCCATTCCAGAGAATCAAGGAGACTtcggggctgtacagatgggcggtgGGACGCCACCTCTGTTTGCCCCAAAttcaggccatggcaaccacatgctgcagcctccagagtTAGCAAAAAGAAGCCCAGAAAAGGGCCTTTTTTGTTTCATCCTAAAAGGGGCACAATAGGCGCATAGGCGCATCATGATAATGCCTGTTCCACACTGtgccgtttgggcactgtgcccggcatgcgtcatcatggcatgtgccgaCAAGGCTTTAGAGTGAGCTATAAGTCAGCAGCACCACGTCCTCCATCACATCTTCTTGTATCTTTACAGCCATTAATTTTCTGAGGAGGTTTGAGGAGGCAGGTATACTTACTACCCTGGCTGCTTTACCCTGTGTCTGTGTGATGTGGTGGGGCTTGTACTGAAGGTTGTAAG is part of the Sceloporus undulatus isolate JIND9_A2432 ecotype Alabama unplaced genomic scaffold, SceUnd_v1.1 scaffold_14776, whole genome shotgun sequence genome and harbors:
- the LOC121918515 gene encoding intercellular adhesion molecule 4-like, whose protein sequence is MVSVIPGTSEEVFEVTLSPQMVAVKQGVSVWLNCSFTCKSIPKVRLETSLRKGRVLRGPGWVSTQLQNITEQVSLAHCFCTCEGKNKKATATILTYEQMDILLQKSSPSHSLHQAYNLTCRVIRITPVHNLTVTLLKGTEKVHSWRLQNITRPGSQSFNVTHVIALRPHDHGQEAVCHVTLNHNAHEEALIATSSKLELKTPGEFVGPMCAFRAAFWVHFLKI